From one Pseudoliparis swirei isolate HS2019 ecotype Mariana Trench chromosome 5, NWPU_hadal_v1, whole genome shotgun sequence genomic stretch:
- the LOC130193752 gene encoding claudin-19, with protein sequence MASSGLQLLGFFLSLVGLAVTVAATLMVEWKKQYQGKTHRIYEGLWMSCSGNERTTCEFHQYLLKLPTEVQATRGVMLLSVFLSAVALLVSTVGMKCTRFMDGKDESKSTTAMVGGIMFMVAGLLTLIITSWYVKMIVQIFNQAHRLQSFEFGNAVFVSWAGGLLTMAGGAFLGCRRCSQSQSKSSNHFLSTSHPKSNYV encoded by the exons ATGGCCAGCTCGGGACTGCAGCTCCTCGgcttcttcctctcactggtCGGTCTCGCGGTCACCGTCGCCGCTACTCTGATGGTCGAATGGAAGAAGCAGTACCAGGGCAAGACGCACCGCATCTACGAGGGCTTGTGGATGAGCTGCAGTGGCAACGAGAGGACAACCTGTGAATTCCACCAGTACCTCCTGAAGCTGCCAA CTGAGGTGCAGGCTACCAGAGGCGTGATGCTGCTCAGCGTCTTCCTCTCCGCTGTGGCGCTGCTGGTGTCCACAGTGGGAATGAAGTGCACTCGCTTCATGGACGGCAAAGATGAGAGCAAATCCACAACAGCTATGGTCGGAGGAATCATGTTCATGGTTGCAG GTTTATTAACCCTCATCATAACATCCTGGTACGTCAAAATGATTGTTCAGATCTTCAATCAAGCCCATCGCCTGCAGag CTTTGAGTTCGGTAATGCCGTGTTCGTCAGCTGGGCTGGCGGCCTCCTCACTATGGCTGGCGGTGCTTTCCTGGGCTGTCGAAGATGCTCTCAGTCCCAGTCCAAGAGCTCCAACCACTTCCTCTCCACCAGCCACCCAAAGTCCAACTACgtctag